A stretch of DNA from Acetonema longum DSM 6540:
AGACTATTGTCCAATGAATGAGGCGCTTCAGAAAATAAGAGACGGGATCATACCAGTTATTGCCGATTCCGGCGGCGAGAGCATCCGGCTGTATAAACCGGCTGCTGTGGTAGATGCTATTCTGGCCAAGAAAAATTTGGGCACAACCCTGAATGCGGCGTCCGCTGTTATCGGAGTGGGGCCGGGATTTACCGCCGGCCGGGATGTCCATGCCGTTATCGAAAGTATGCGGGGCCACGATTTAGGCCGCGTGTATTTATGAAGGACAGGCTTATCCTAATACCGGCAGGCCGGGTGATATCGGCGGCTATACCTTGGAGCGCCTTTTACGGTCGCCAGCTGCCGGCCGGTTTCAAGGGACCAGGCATATCGGCGATGTGGTTTCAGCCGGTGAGACGGTGGCTTATGTGGACGGGCGGGCGGTTACGGCGCAAATTACCGGAGTTTTGCGGGGACTGCTGCAAGACGGGCTTACGGTCACAGCTGGTATGAAGGTCGGCGACATAGATCCCCGCTGTAAGCGCGAACATTGCTACACCATTTCCGATAAGGCCCGGGCCATCGGCGGCGGAGTGCTGGAGGCGCTCTTGTCCTTGGGGGTATGTCCGTAAGGAGAGCAAGCATGGATCAGACAAGAAGACTTTGGACGGCGCTTGTCAGAGACTGGCGATGCCGCACTATTGCCTTGATCGGCGGCGGGGGCAAGACCAGTCTGATGTATTATCTTCTAGCAGTTCTGGGAGATCAGAATCTGCCGGTCATCGCCACTACCACCACTAAATTGTGGCTGCCGGCAAGAGAGGGGCCGTCGTTGGTTTATGCTGCTGATTACGCTGCCTGTCAGGCCGCCGCAGCTGGTATGATGACTAAGTCTCAGGCCTTGATTCTCGCCAGGGAGCCGGATCGGCAGGATCATCGCAAAATTGCCGGCGTGCCGCCTGAATGGCTGGACAGTTTGCAGCAGGAATTTCCGGACCTGATTTGCCTGGTGGAGGCAGACGGATCGGCGGGAAAATCCCTGAAGGGACACTTGCCCCACGAACCGGTGATTCCAGCTGGCTCCGACTTGGTTATTCCGGTGATTGGCATAGATTGTATCGGCCAATCCATTCAAACGGCTGCTCATCGCCCGGAACGTTTGGCGGAGATTTTGCAGGTTGCCGCTGCCGGTCCGGTCAGCGTTGAATCGCTTTTGGCCATATTGTTTCATCCTGCCGGGTATCTGGCAAAGGCTCCCGCTGCCGCCAGAATCCTGCCTTGCATTAATAAGGTGGAAACGCCGGAAAATATCCGGCAATGCCGGGAATTGACCCGGGCTATATTACACTATGGCGGTGACCGGCGGCTAGTAGGCGTCATGGCGGGCAGTCTGCGGCAAAATCATTTTTGGTACTGCTCCGCCGCCTGTGCGCAGTAGATATTGGATAGAGTAACTTAACGAGCCTTTCTGTGAAAAAGACTTTGGGATTTCTCCGTTTTTGTGTATAATAAATATTATTGCTTTTTGTCCTTGTAAGAAAAGCAACGATTACAAAGAAAGGAGTGTGGCCGGAATGAAAATCGTGGTAACAATTGTGGGACAGGACCGGGTTGGTATCATTGCGATGGTCAGCACTATCTTAGCTGAGAACAATATCAATATCCTGAATATCAATCAGAATATTTTGGATGGCTTTTTCAATATGGTGATGATTGCCGATATGACCTTTTCTAAAATGGCGCTAAAGGACCTGCAGCAGTTTTTAAAGGAAAAAGGGAAGGCGATTGGCCTGGATATTAAAGTACAGCATGAGGGAATTTTCCAGAGCATGCACCAGATTTAGCGGGAATCCGTTGAAAAGGCCCATCTGCGTCACTTCAGCCTCTGGCGAACGTAAAGTCTCACGCCCGTCCTCGTCGCGCTGTATCAGAATTTGTGACTTTTCGGGAGATAGGTAGTAGCGAATAATTTCTTATAAGCCGAAAAGTCACCTGAATTCTTCACTAGTTACGGCAACGCAGGCGTTTCTCTTACCTAGCATATGAACCTTTTGAACGGTTCCCAATTCAGATTTCCTTAAAGGTTAACGGAGGAGGCCTATCATGCTTTCATTGCAACATATTCTGGAAACCAACCGGATGATTGAGGAAAATAAACTGGATGTGCGGACGATTACGCTGGGGATCAGTCTACGGGACTGCGGGCATCCGGATATGTCTGTTTTTTGCCGCAATATCTATGATAAAATCACCAAGACTGCTGAAAAATTAGTGCGGGTGGGTGAAGATATCGAAGCCGAATATGGCATTCCCATCATTAATAAGCGTATTTCCGTCACCCCCATGGCCATTGCGGCGGAAAGCTGCCGGACCGATACGTATGTACCGGTGGCCCAGGCTATGGATGCGGCGGCGAAACAAGTGGGGGTCAATTTTATCGGCGGTTTCTCCGCTCTGGTGGAAAAAGGTTACACTAACGGCGATAAGATTCTCATTCGCTCGATTCCGGAGGCTCTGACCGTCACCGAGCGAGTCTGCTCTTCGGTGAATTTGGCATCCACCAAAAGCGGCATTAATATGGACTGCGTCCGGGAAATGGGCGAAATTATTAAACGTACGGCGGAACTGACCGCTGACCGGGATGCCTTGGGCTGCGCCAAGCTAGTCGTGTTTGCCAATGTACCGGAGGATAATCCGTTTATGGCCGGCGCTTTTCATGGGGTTGGCGAACCGGAAACAACCATCAATGTGGGGGTCAGCGGACCGGGAGTGGTCAAACGGGCCCTGGAGGAAGTACGGGGCAAGGACTTGGGGGCTGTCGCTGAAACCATCAAAAAGACGGCTTTTAAGATCACCCGAGTGGGCCAATTAGTGGCCCAGGAAGCCTCCCGCCGCATGGGAGTACCCTTTGGCATCATTGATTTGTCCCTGGCGCCTACGCCGGCGGTGGGCGACAGCGTGGCTCATATTTTAGAAGAGATCGGTCTGGAGAGTTGCGGTGCGCCGGGCACTACCGCTGCTTTAGCCATGCTCAACGATGCGGTGAAAAAAGGCGGACTGATGGCGTCTTCCTATGTAGGCGGATTAAGCGGCGCCTTTATTCCGGTCAGCGAAGATGCCGGGATGATCGCGGCGGTGGAGCGGGGCAGCCTGACCCTCGAAAAGTTAGAAGCCATGACTTGTGTCTGCTCGGTAGGGCTGGATATGATCGCCGTTCCCGGCGCCACGCCGGCTGCCACCATCGCGGCGATTATCGCCGACGAGGCAGCCATTGGCATGATTAACAATAAAACGACCGCAGTGCGCATTATACCGGTTCCCGGTAAATCGGTCGGCGACCGGGTAGAGTTTGGCGGTTTGTTAGGGCATAGCCCGATTCTAGCTGTTAATCCCTTTGGTTCCGGGACCTTTATCGCCCGTGGCGGCAGAATTCCCGCCCCTATCCGCAGCCTGACGAATTAGCCGGCCATAGGCGGCTTCACCTGTATGCGTATTGATTTATAACGTTCAATTGTAAATTGCAAGTATCGTTTAAATCTTTGCGCAAATCATCCGGATAGCGTATAATACAAGCAGGGGTAGAACAGGTTGCTTTCTCTGTTATACTCAACTGCTTCATATCGTTGTTTTCCGAGCCGTATTGTCTAAGGAGCCTGCTGATGGGCTCTATGATGGGACGGCCGATTCGGGTACGGAAGGAAACGCCCGTGCCTCCGCGTGATTGGAAAGGAAAACGTATGACGGCTTCAGGTGATTTAGCCGCTTCCTGTCCATTTTTCGCACAGGAAGCGGCTTTTATTTTTATAGAGTACGGTTGACCCACAAGTCGGAGCTGGAGGAGATAGGATGACGATCAGGCAGGTACGGGTTGAAGACGCTGTAGGGATGGTTTTGGGACACGATATGACGAAGATTGTTCCCGGCGAATATAAGGGGCCGGCATTTAAAAAGGGACATCTGATTCGCGCTGAGGATATTCCCTATCTAAAGGACATCGGTAAAGAACATATCTATTTAATTGATCTGCAGCCGGGTCAGGTGCATGAAAATGACGCCATCAGCCGGATGGCCGGGGCAGTGGCCGGAGACAATGTTACTCTCAGTGAACCGTCGGAAGGAAGAATCAATATTCGGGCTGGGATTGACGGGTTGCTCAAGGTGAACGAAGCGGCGGTACAAGCGGTAAACCTGGTTGAGCATGCCGTATTATCCACCCGCCACAGCAACACAATCGTAAAAGCCGGCGAGATCCTTGCCGGCGTGAAAGTCGTTCCGCTGGTTGTAGAGGCAACAACCGTCCAAACTGTGGAGCAGATTGGACGAAACTGTCCGGGCATGATTTCAGTGCACCTCCTCAGGAATCTGCGGGTAGGCGTGATCATTACCGGCAATGAGGTGTTTTACGGCCGCATCCAGGACCGTTATGCGCCGGTTTTCACCGAAAAAATAAAGCAATATGGAGCAACTTTAGCCGGGATCATATTCTGTCCCGATGATGCCGCGAAGATCCGGGAAGCGATTCTGGACTATGCAGCCCAAAAGGTGGATGTGATTATTGCTGCCGGCGGCATGTCGGTGGATCCGGATGACGTGACTCCGGACGCGATCCTTGCCAGCGGCGCCTCGCTGGTCAGCTACGGTTCACCGGTGCTGCCGGGAGCCATGTTCATGCTGGCCTATTTGGGCGATATCGCCGTGATGGGTATGCCGGCCTGCGGCATGTATGACAACATAACAGTGTTTGATATGATCTTTCCCCGGGTATTAGCCGGAGAAAAAATAGGCAAACCGGATATTGCGGCTATGGGGTATGGCGGTCTCTGCCTGCGATGCGGCGAGTGCGCCTATCCTGTCTGCCCTTTTGGCAAGTAATGCCGGGTATGATGCTATGATTGCCAGTGTGATTTTAGCGGCCGGGTCAGCCAGCCGAATGGGCAAACCTAAACAGCTGCTGCCCCTCGGCGGACGTCCGATGGTTTGGTGGGCAGCCAATGCCGCCTGCCGCGCTGCTTTGGGACAGGTGATCGTCGTGACCGGGGCCTATGGCGAGGAAGTTTCCCGGGCTCTTGCTGATCTTGCCGTTTCTGTTGCGGTTAACCCTCATTGGCAGTCCGGCCAGGCTGCCAGCCTGAAGGCGGGATTGGCGACGGTAGACCGGCAGGCCGTGGCCGTCATGTATTTATTAGCGGATCAACCCTTGATCCCGGCTGCCGTCCTTCAGGACATCGCCCGGGCTTATTACGCCGGACAGGGCAGCATAGTGGCGCCGGTGTTTCAGGGACAGCGCGGCAATCCTGTATTGTTTGACCTGAACCGGTGGAGGGAGGACCTCCTGACTCTACAGGGTGACTGCGGCGCCAGGGAAATCCTGCGCACGCACCCGACTGAACTGGGATGCGTACCGGTGGATGCCCCCCATTATTTTCTGGATGCTGACACAGAGGAAGACTATCAGACTATTTTACGGCACTGGCAAGACGATTTGATAGATGAGAGAAACGCTTCGCGTTTCTGCAAATGAAGAATTTAAACGGCTATTTTGATACGGAGGGCATCAGGTGAGAACAACCAAAGCGATGAAAGAAAAAATCCTCAGCCTTTTGGCTGAAGAATACCGGGATGCCGTCACGGCGTTGCATTACTCAAACCCGTTTGAAATGCTGGTGGCGGTAGTACTGTCTGCTCAGTGCACTGATACCCGGGTGAA
This window harbors:
- a CDS encoding NTP transferase domain-containing protein, with translation MIASVILAAGSASRMGKPKQLLPLGGRPMVWWAANAACRAALGQVIVVTGAYGEEVSRALADLAVSVAVNPHWQSGQAASLKAGLATVDRQAVAVMYLLADQPLIPAAVLQDIARAYYAGQGSIVAPVFQGQRGNPVLFDLNRWREDLLTLQGDCGAREILRTHPTELGCVPVDAPHYFLDADTEEDYQTILRHWQDDLIDERNASRFCK
- a CDS encoding PFL family protein, with the protein product MLSLQHILETNRMIEENKLDVRTITLGISLRDCGHPDMSVFCRNIYDKITKTAEKLVRVGEDIEAEYGIPIINKRISVTPMAIAAESCRTDTYVPVAQAMDAAAKQVGVNFIGGFSALVEKGYTNGDKILIRSIPEALTVTERVCSSVNLASTKSGINMDCVREMGEIIKRTAELTADRDALGCAKLVVFANVPEDNPFMAGAFHGVGEPETTINVGVSGPGVVKRALEEVRGKDLGAVAETIKKTAFKITRVGQLVAQEASRRMGVPFGIIDLSLAPTPAVGDSVAHILEEIGLESCGAPGTTAALAMLNDAVKKGGLMASSYVGGLSGAFIPVSEDAGMIAAVERGSLTLEKLEAMTCVCSVGLDMIAVPGATPAATIAAIIADEAAIGMINNKTTAVRIIPVPGKSVGDRVEFGGLLGHSPILAVNPFGSGTFIARGGRIPAPIRSLTN
- a CDS encoding molybdopterin-binding protein; translation: MTIRQVRVEDAVGMVLGHDMTKIVPGEYKGPAFKKGHLIRAEDIPYLKDIGKEHIYLIDLQPGQVHENDAISRMAGAVAGDNVTLSEPSEGRINIRAGIDGLLKVNEAAVQAVNLVEHAVLSTRHSNTIVKAGEILAGVKVVPLVVEATTVQTVEQIGRNCPGMISVHLLRNLRVGVIITGNEVFYGRIQDRYAPVFTEKIKQYGATLAGIIFCPDDAAKIREAILDYAAQKVDVIIAAGGMSVDPDDVTPDAILASGASLVSYGSPVLPGAMFMLAYLGDIAVMGMPACGMYDNITVFDMIFPRVLAGEKIGKPDIAAMGYGGLCLRCGECAYPVCPFGK
- the yqeC gene encoding selenium cofactor biosynthesis protein YqeC, whose product is MDQTRRLWTALVRDWRCRTIALIGGGGKTSLMYYLLAVLGDQNLPVIATTTTKLWLPAREGPSLVYAADYAACQAAAAGMMTKSQALILAREPDRQDHRKIAGVPPEWLDSLQQEFPDLICLVEADGSAGKSLKGHLPHEPVIPAGSDLVIPVIGIDCIGQSIQTAAHRPERLAEILQVAAAGPVSVESLLAILFHPAGYLAKAPAAARILPCINKVETPENIRQCRELTRAILHYGGDRRLVGVMAGSLRQNHFWYCSAACAQ
- a CDS encoding ACT domain-containing protein — translated: MKIVVTIVGQDRVGIIAMVSTILAENNINILNINQNILDGFFNMVMIADMTFSKMALKDLQQFLKEKGKAIGLDIKVQHEGIFQSMHQI